From Montipora foliosa isolate CH-2021 chromosome 6, ASM3666993v2, whole genome shotgun sequence, a single genomic window includes:
- the LOC138007538 gene encoding uncharacterized protein produces MWTKRVHPRPYAVVSVFLLILLLLVLYTLRLALNRAKTKRVINILCFGDSLTAGSFDVASEKTSTPKRHPYSIALKKYFDEHVPAKNGEDVRPMYEVHTAGIPGERAVDQMRPRLKKRLRSSAIKYDWVIILGGTNDLRKYLNSSSTGDFTSIFNALLELHEIAHKLGVRTVAVTIPDRECTGAGTCLHLKEMQYQINEHLRDFAFQNKGEVVLADLAKEVVFSRDGKLFIDWVHFTPQGYDKMAEVIYKSMKEYV; encoded by the coding sequence ATGTGGACCAAACGAGTACATCCGAGGCCATATGCGGTCGTCAGTGTATTTTTGTTGATATTACTTTTGTTAGTATTATATACACTTCGGTTGGCACTTAAccgagcaaaaacaaaaagagtgATTAACATTTTGTGTTTTGGAGATTCGTTGACGGCCGGTTCCTTTGACGTAGCGAGTGAAAAAACTTCAACACCAAAGCGACATCCATATTCAATAGCGTTGAAGAAATACTTCGACGAACATGTGCCAGCTAAAAATGGAGAAGATGTAAGACCTATGTACGAAGTCCACACCGCTGGGATCCCAGGCGAACGAGCGGTCGATCAAATGCGGCCACGTTTAAAGAAACGTCTTCGAAGCTCTGCCATAAAATACGACTGGGTAATTATTCTCGGAGGCACAAACGATTTGCGGAAGTACTTGAATAGTTCTTCCACCGGAGACTTCACGTCCATTTTCAACGCCTTGTTGGAGCTTCATGAGATAGCGCACAAGCTTGGTGTGAGAACTGTAGCTGTTACCATTCCCGACAGAGAATGTACGGGTGCTGGGACTTGCTTGCATTTAAAAGAAATGCAATACCAAATAAACGAACACCTGCGAGACTTTGCCTTTCAAAACAAAGGTGAAGTGGTCCTTGCTGATCTTGCCAAGGAAGTTGTTTTTTCTCGTGACGGTAAACTATTTATTGATTGGGTTCACTTTACTCCACAAGGCTACGATAAGATGGCGGAAGTAATTTACAAATCAATGAAAGAGTATGTCTGA
- the LOC138005660 gene encoding uncharacterized protein has translation MYREMAATDNEDSTTEKQSEQESSTLISVLTSMKASIDSGNSLLQELVSHKRSSPDDKIPTSKRRKFCSASQKANAMSSDEDETDASEEANTQHHHDTSAADALSLSGGGDIDEIEDTILEDMEDGDSDNASLLSAISTSLSCSRDTGPPIASGLAELVNGKFNAEYSVEKRKEILQKYKKPSNCDNVLVPKVNEEIWSKLPANAKRSDIRTSALQDTLVKVSSAIICTSDKLLEHREKKTIPSYKALINLLLDSVALLGHVCTELSYKRRDAIKPFLHQDFRPACARSRKPGKLLFGTFLPLFGFEINVKLVQNDKGGEFHVDVRI, from the exons ATGTATAG ggaAATGGCCGCCACTGACAACGAAGATAGTACCACGGAAAAGCAAAGTGAGCAAGAGTCTAGCACTCTCATCAGTGTGCTCACTAGTATGAAAGCTAGCATCGATTCGGGAAACAGCTTGCTTCAAGAGCTAGTCAGCCACAAACGGTCGTCTCCTGACGATAAAATACCAACATCCAAACGAAGGAAATTTTGCTCGGCTTCACAGAAAGCCAACGCAATGTCCTCAGACGAGGACGAAACCGACGCTTCAGAGGAAGCAAATACGCAGCATCACCATGATACAAGTGCGGCCGATGCCTTAAGTTTATCTGGAGGTGGTGACATCGATGAAATAGAGGATACCATCCTTGAGGATATGGAGGATGGAGACTCTGACAACGCTAGTTTGTTGTCTGCAATCAGCACTTCCCTGAGTTGTTCACGGGACACAGGTCCGCCAATTGCAAGTGGCCTTGCTGAGTTAGTAAATGGGAAATTTAATGCCGAGTATTCTGTGGAGAAGAGAAAGGAAATTCTCCAGAAATATAAGAAGCCAAGTAACTGTGACAATGTGCTTGTCCCCAAAGTAAACGAGGAAATTTGGAGCAAACTCCCAGCAAACGCCAAACGTTCAGACATTAGAACTTCAGCATTACAAGACACACTTGTTAAAGTGTCAAGTGCTATTATTTGTACATCTGATAAGCTTCTCGAACACAGGGAAAAGAAAACCATTCCTAGCTACAAAGCATTGATAAACCTCTTGTTGGATTCTGTGGCTTTGCTAGGTCATGTTTGTACAGAACTATCCTACAAAAGAAGGGATGCCATAAAACCCTTCTTGCATCAGGATTTCCGTCCAGCATGTGCCAGAAGCAGAAAACCAGGGAAACTCCTTTTTGGGACTTTTCTCCCTTTGTTCGGATTTGAGATAAATGTTAAACTTGTTCAAAACGATAAAGGAGGAGAATTCCATGTTGACGTTCGTATTTAA
- the LOC138005661 gene encoding 5-hydroxytryptamine receptor 4-like → MERNNSNPTLTYDSKPTSNKDLEIGLHVLFGLIAAASFLSNLFFCVVLVTKRSLLKKPHNIVLFSLAVADMLTGVFLVATPGYVIPRSYYPVPSGLRGEIFCRLLANRYLLFLMGKVSLLLAACLAIERWYCVLKPMQCKNKFSRKRIVIYVILMFIVTCILSMNKFFESSVIGNKCDSKKAPYGKHGTQAFVLVYSLVAFYVPCFITWFTFAHITLHFPSFPGQTQEAANKRRRQRVLLRMCAITAAALTICGFPAQTIYLLSPFGITKIGSPIHKGFNALLLFHSCINPLIYWSTNKEYRKEFKKFLVCKTYHTFPQRLSFRQGIHMATRRMES, encoded by the exons ATGGAAAGGAACAACAGTAACCCAACTCTGACGTACGATTCCAAACCTACGTCCAACAAGGATCTCGAGATAGGCCTTCACGTGTTGTTCGGTTTGATTGCAGCAGCCTCCTTTTTGAGCAACCTATTTTTCTGTGTCGTGCTTGTCACCAAACGGTCTTTGCTGAAGAAACCACACAATATTGTGCTGTTTAGCTTAGCAGTGGCAGATATGCTGACTG GGGTTTTCCTCGTGGCTACTCCAGGGTACGTCATTCCACGGTCGTATTACCCAGTCCCTTCAGGATTACGCGGCGAGATTTTCTGCCGTCTGTTAGCAAACCGCTATCTTCTATTCCTAATGGGAAAAGTGTCTCTTCTTCTGGCAGCGTGCCTCGCTATTGAACGTTGGTATTGCGTACTGAAGCCAATGCAGTGTAAAAACAAGTTTAGCCGGAAACGTATCGTCATCTACGTCATACTGATGTTCATTGTGACTTGCATTTTATCGATGAATAAGTTCTTTGAAAGCAGTGTCATTGGAAACAAGTGCGACTCCAAGAAAGCTCCTTACGGAAAGCATGGCACTCAAGCTTTTGTACTTGTTTATTCTTTGGTGGCATTTTACGTCCCTTGTTTCATAACTTGGTTTACATTTGCCCATATCACTCTACATTTCCCCTCTTTCCCAGGGCAAACCCAAGAGGCCGCCAATAAAAGGAGACGACAGAGAGTGCTTCTGCGCATGTGCGCTATAACTGCGGCTGCTTTGACTATTTGTGGTTTTCCCGCGCAAACCATTTATCTCCTCAGCCCGTTTGGCATTACCAAGATCGGAAGCCCTATTCACAAAGGTTTTAATGCTCTGTTGCTGTTTCATTCTTGCATAAATCCATTGATTTATTGGTCAACGAACAAGGAATACCGGAAGGAGTTTAAGAAGTTCTTAGTCTGTAAGACCTACCACACCTTTCCCCAGAGACTAAGTTTCAGACAGGGGATACATATGGCGACGCGTAGAATGGagagttaa
- the LOC138007541 gene encoding uncharacterized protein, which produces MFIFTRLRCFQVVLYTIVLGRVMPNKRGEKIVRILCFGDSLTLGLTSSGSHPYLIKLQENLNDYRRPNETMEPQSGNRHIELHNAGAAGEKVQDMLWRMRSILQRAVGKYNWVIILGGTNDLISMQSIWAPWKKFEDELTIFNGIIQLHNEAERFGAKTVAMTIPPLKCETREDGNAEIPSIKEVRTKLNDRISQFVANSLGKVFLADIDRKMQISRDEVLRSDGVHLTASAYDKIANVIYNALKGLVPNK; this is translated from the coding sequence atgtttattttcacaAGACTCCGATGCTTTCAAGTGGTGTTGTATACTATTGTGTTAGGAAGAGTGATGCCAAATAAGCGCGGCGAAAAAATTGTCAGGATTTTATGTTTCGGAGATTCCCTGACATTGGGATTAACAAGCTCAGGATCTCATCCATATCTGATAAAGCTTCAAGAGAACTTGAATGACTATCGCCGGCCAAATGAGACAATGGAACCTCAGTCCGGCAATCGCCATATTGAACTGCACAATGCAGGTGCTGCAGGGGAGAAGGTTCAAGATATGTTATGGAGGATGAGGAGTATTTTACAAAGAGCAGTCGGAAAATACAACTGGGTTATAATTTTAGGAGGGACAAATGATTTGATCAGCATGCAGAGTATATGGGCACCATGGAAGAAGTTTGAAGACGAACTCACCATTTTTAATGGAATTATTCAACTTCATAACGAGGCCGAGAGATTTGGTGCTAAAACGGTTGCCATGACAATTCCACCCTTAAAATGTGAGACAAGAGAAGACGGGAATGCCGAAATACCCTCGATAAAGGAGGTCAGAACGAAACTGAACGACAGGATCAGCCAATTTGTTGCAAATTCATTAGGGAAGGTTTTCCTGGCTGATATCGacaggaaaatgcaaatttcgcggGATGAGGTCTTACGTAGTGATGGTGTTCATTTGACGGCTTCAGCCTATGACAAAATTGCTAATGTAATATACAATGCTCTCAAGGGGCTTGTCCCAAACAAATAG